In bacterium, the genomic stretch ACGTGGGGCCCGGCGTGCTGTCCAGTGCGGTGTGCATGGACAAGCCGGTATCCAAGCGTCTCCTGGCGGCAGCGGGACTGCCCGTGGCCCGCCACACCGAACTCCGCAGCAGCGAGGTGTCCGTCGAGACCCCGGGAGCGCTGCTCGCCGAACTGGGCAACCCGGTCTTCGTGAAGCCCGCCAACCTGGGCTCCTCGATCGGCATCTCCAAGGCCGCCGGTGCGGCGCAGATCGCCGAGGCGCTGGCACTGGCCTCCGGCTACGACGATCGGCTGATCGTCGAGGAGTTCGCGGCTGGGCGGGAGATCGAGGTGTCGGTACTCGGCAACGAGCAACTTCGAGCCTCTCTGCCCGGCGAGATCGTGCCCGGCGGCGAGTTCTACGACTACGCAGACAAGTACCTCAACGACACAGCCGAGTTGCACGCCCCCGCAGACCTGCCTCCCGAGGTCAGCGAGGAGGTGCAGAACCTCGCCGTGGCCGCCGCCCGGGCGCTGGGTGTGGAGGGCCTCGCCAGAGTCGACTTCCTCTACGACGAGGCCGCGTCACCCGAACGGCGCCTCGTCGTCAGCGAGATCAACACCATGCCGGGGTTCACCCCCATCTCCATGTATCCCCGACTCTGGGCCGTCTCCGGCCTCGACGGCCCCACCCTCATCGCCGAACTGGTCCAGCTCGCCCTCGACCGCCACAACCGCCGCGCCGCCCACATCCGCACCACCCGCTGAACCCACTTCGTCGACGCCGCCGCGACCGGACGGCGCCCCGCTCGGCAGATCGCGCAGCAGAGATCCGTCAATTCGCCAAATCAATCCTCGACAATTCGATAACTTATCTCTCGTCAAATCGCCTAAACTCTGCAGCGTCGACATAGACTCCCGAGCGTGGCCGACCTGTATCCGAGAATCATCGAGAGGCTGCTCGCCGAGGAGCTGCTTCCCAACTTCCCGGCGGTCTTCCTGGTCGGACCGCGCGGCGCCGGGAAGTCAACCACCGCAGGTTGGCTCGGCGACACGGTGATCGACCTGTCGAAGCCAGGCCCCAGGCGGGCGGCGCAGGACGATCCAGACGGGGTGCTCGCCACCACCTCGGGGACTGTCGTCATCGACGAGTGGCAGGAGGCGCCGGAGATCCTGACAGCAGTGAAGCGGGCGGTCGACAGCGACCGGGCGCGCACGCCGAGGCGCTTCATCGTGACCGGATCGGCCCGCGCGGCTCTCGGCGGCCAGACTTGGCCCGGCACGGGACGGCTGATCCGGGTCCGGATGTACGGCCTCACCCGGTCCGAACTGGCGCACAACAACGCCTACAACCCCGTCGACACCTGGTTCGCCGACAGAGCACCCACCTTCGCTGCCTCACAGGTGAGCCGCGCCGGCTACATCGACCGGATTGTGGCGGGCCGCTTCCCCGCGGCACTGCGGCACTCGGGTCGCAACCTGTCCCGCTGGTTCGAAGCCTACGCCGAGCAACTCGCCGAACGCGACGCCCCGCAGATCACCGGCTCCCACCCGAGAGCACAACTGCTGCGCGGCGTGCTGCGCTCGTGCGCGGCCCGCACCGGCCGGGAACTCAACAAGGAGGCGGTCGCACGAGACGCCGACGTGTCCCGCGCGACGGCCGACAGCCATGTGAGGCTGCTGGAGGACCTGTCGGTCGTGGCCCTGCTGCCTGCGTGGCACAGCAACCGGGTCCGCCGGCTCACTCGCTCGCCGCGGATCCACCTCACCGACGCCGGTCTCGCCACCCACCTGCTGAACGCCGACGCCGAGACCCTGACCCGCGACGGCATGCTGGCGGGTCAACTCTTCGAGACCTTTGTCGCCACCGAACTGCTGGCCCACATCGAGACCGCCTCCACGGCAACCGGCCTGTTCCACTACCGCAACCGTGACGGGCACGAGATCGATTTCCTGCTCGAACGCCGCGGCCGTGTCATCGGCCTCGAGGTGAAGTCGGCCACAAGCGTCGGCCGGGGCGACGCCCGGCACCTCCTGGGGCTGCGCGACCGCCTCGGCGCGGACTTCCACTACGGCGCCGTGCTGTACAGCGGGCAACTCCCCTACGGGATCGACGACCGCATCTGGGCGCTACCCATCAGCACCCTCTGGGAACCTCCGATCGAGACACCTGTCCCATCGAGCGAACGGGGTCGGCTGCTCGACGACCTGCTCGGTCGCGACGAACACGCCGCCTACGTCCGGTCACTGGCCGACGATCCAGACCTGGCCACCAATTGACCCGGGCGTTCCTCGACGACCGTCTCCTCCGCTTCCTGCTGACTGACGAGAAGCACGACCGAGGTTCAGCCGACCAGGGCTGAGCGGAGGAAGCGGAGGAGTTCTCGGCGGCGGACGACGGTGTCGCGGAGGGTGGGCTCGACGCCGACGGCGCGCAGCACCTCCACCTCGGTGGCGACACCCATGACCGTCGAGTACGTGGACACCAGCAGCAGGCGGGGATCGCAGCGGCGGATCCGGCCCGACTCCATGCCGGCCTCGAGGAAGGCGCGGGCGCGATCCACCAGCGGCTCGAACCCGTCGCGCACGCGGTCCATCTGTGGCGGACCCAGCCGCGTGACCTCGCGCAGGAGCCCGAGCATCTCGGGCCGGCGCACCGCGAACCGGAACACCGCTCGCACGATCGCCTCGACGCCGGCCCAGACGTCGGGCGACTCAGCCTCCCCGTCGGCGGTCGGGGGCCCGCCCTCGGCGGCCGCCAGCAGTGCCGCGGTCAGGTCGGCCACCGTCCGGTCGATCACCGCTTCCATGAGAGCGTCCTTGGAGCCGAAGTAGTACAGGACGGTCTGCTTGCGGATGCCGCTGTCGCGGGCGATGGAGTCCAGCGAAGAGGCGTCGTAGCCGCGACCGCCGAAGGATGCCAGCGCCGCCTCGAGGATGCGATCCCGTGTCTCCACCGGCACTCAGCCTAGTTGCGGGCTCACTCCTCTACCATCTGGTAGGGCATTCAGCTCGATTGATGCTCCGCCTCGCCTTACCGCGTGGTAGATGCCTCTACCACATGGTAGAAAGAGAGGGTGATACCCGAGGCTCTGGCCGGCAAGCGCATCGCCCTCACCGGTGCCACCGGGTTCCTGGGCACTGCCCTGGTGGAGAAGCTGCTGCGCTCGGTTCCCGAGTGCGAGATGGTGCTGCTGGTACGGCCCGGCCGCCGCGGCGCCGCCGAGCGGATCCGCCGGGAGGTGCTGCGCAACGACGCCTTCGACCGCCTCCGGGCAGCGCTCGGCCGCGACGGCTTCGCCGCCGAGACGGCCCAGCGCATCCAGGCTGTCTCAGCCGACGTGAGTGCGGACGGTCTGGGCTGTGACGCCGAGGGGCGGGAACTCCTGGCGAGTTGCGACATCCTCATCCACGCGGCCGCGGCGGTCGCCTTCGACAACCCCTTCGACCTGGCCGTCGAGACGAACCTGCTGGGGCCGATCCGCCTCGTGGAGTTGCTGGCCGACATCGGCGCCACCCCCCACCTCGTCTCGGTCTCGACGGCGTACGTGGCGGGCAACCGGCGGGGGTTCGCTCCAGAGGAACTCCTCGCCGAGAGTCACTTCGCCGTTGCGGTGGACTGGCGCGCCGAGGCGGCCTCGGCACACCGCAGTCGCGACGCCATCGAGGACGAGAGCCGCACACCCGAACGTCTCGAGGAGTTCGCCAAGGAGGCGGACAGCGAACTCGGCGCCGCCGGAACCGCCGCCCTCAGCGCCAAGCGCGAGCAGATCCGCCAGCGCTGGGTGCGCACCCGGCTGGTGGACGTGGGCCGGGCGCGGGCGGCCTCCCTCGGCTTCCCCGACGCCTACGGGCTCACCAAGGCCCTCGCCGAGGCGGCCCTCACCGAGACCCGCGGCGCCATCCCGCTCACCATCGTGCGGCCGTCGATCATCGAGTCGGCCCTGGCCGAGCCGTTCCCCGGCTGGATCCGCGGCTTCCGGATGGCCGAACCGATCATCATCTCCTACGCCCGCGGCCTGCTGCAGGACTTCCCCGGCACCCCGGAGGGCACCCTCGACGTCATCCCCGTTGACCAGGTGGCCGCGGCGGTGTGCGCCGTGGCCGCCGACGGCCCCGCGCCGGACGGGCAGCCGAAGGTGGTGCAGGTGGCCTCCAGCGAGGTGAACCCCTTCCGCTTCGAGGACCTGCACGACTGGTCGCACGCCTGGTTCTGCGAGAACCCCGTCTACGACGAGCGCAACCAGCCGATCGCCCCGCCGCGCTGGTCGTATCCCAGCCGCAAGCGGGTGCAGAACAGCCTGGAGCGCGCCAAGCGCGCCCTCGAGACCGGCGAGAAGGTGCTGGCCGCCCTGCCGGTGCGCGGCGAGAAGGCGGGCATCGCCGCCGACTTCGCCCACAAACGCGCCCAGGTGGAGCGGGCGCTCAGCTACGTGGACCTCTACAGCAGCTACGTGGAGTGCCAGGCGACCTTCGGGATCCGCGAGCTGCTGGCGCTGCACGATTCGCTGACCCTGGACGACCGGGAGAGCTTCAACTTCGACCCGCGGAGCATCGACTGGCGCCGCTACCTCACCGAGATCCACCTGCCGTCGGTGATCGCCCAGGGACGCCTGAAGACGGCGCCGGCGGTCCGGGCGGGGGTCGGCCGCGACACCCGGCGACGCCGGCAGGTGCTCTCGCCGCAGCGCCACATGGCCGCCTTCGATCTGGAGAACACCCTGGTCGCCTCCAACGTCGTCGCCTCGTGGGGCTGGCTGGCGACCAAGCGGATGCCGACCGCCGAGCGGGCCCGTCTGGTGGCCCGCACCCTGGCCGAGGCGCCGAAGCTGCTGGACCTCGACCGTCACGACCGCAGCGACTTCCTGCGCTACTTCTACCGCCGCTTCGCCGGGGCGCCGGTGGACCAGGTGGCCGACGACAGCTTCGAGATGTTCAGCGACCTGCTGCTGCGCCAGTCGTTCCCCGCCGCCATCCGGCGGGTGCGCCACCACCGGGCGCTGGGCCACCGCACCGTGCTGATCACCGGGGCGCTGGACTTCGTGATCGCCCCGTTCGCCCCGCTGTTCGACGACATCGTGTGCGCCTCCCTGACCCGGACCCGCAGCGGATCCGCCTACACCGGCCAGCTCGCCACCGTGCCGCCGACCGGCGAGAGCCGCGCCGAGGCGCTCTTGAACTACGCGGCCCGCGAGGGGCTCTCGCTGGCCGAGTCGGTGGCCTACGCCGACTCCACCAGCGACCTGCCCATGCTGGAGGCGGTGGGGTTCCCGGTGGCGGTGAACCCCGAGACCAAGCTGGCGACCCTCGCCCGGCGCCGTGGCTGGCTGATCGAGAACTTCCGCCAGGCGCCCGGCGGGCCCCGCAAGCTGCTGCCCCTCGCCGAGCCCCTCGTGCGACGATGAGCGCCCGATGAGCCCGCGCACCGCCTCCCCCACCCCCCGGCCCGGCTTCGTGCTGGAGGTGGAGCGCTCGACGCCGCCGATCCTGTTCCACCACGGCGAGGGGTTCCGCCTCGAGCGGCTGCCGGCGGGGCGCTCCCGGGTGATCTACCCGCCCAGCCCGCTGGAGGGCCTGCCGGACCCCGCCGGCGCCATCCGCCACGCGTTGGAGCACCCCATCGACAGCGAGCCGCTGCCGGCGCTGCTGCGGCCCGGCATGCGCCTGACGATCGCCTTCGACGACATCTCGCTGCCGCTGCCGCCCATGCAGCGCCCCGACGTGCGCCAGCAGGTGATCGAGACGGTGCTGGACATGGCCGCAGCCGCCGGCGTCGACGACGTGCACATCATCGCCGCCCTGGCGCTGCACCGGCGCATGACCGAGGCCGAGCTTCGCCACGCCGTCGGCGACCGCGTCTACGAGGCGTTCGCCCCGTCGCGCCGCCTCTACAACCACGACGCCGAGGACCCCGACGGCATGGTGCTCCTAGGGGTGACCGACGGTGGCGAGGAAGTGCAGATCAGCCGGCGCGCCGCCGAGAGCGACCTCGTCGTCTACGTCAACATCAACCTCGTGGCCATGGACGGCGGCTGGAAGAGCACCGCCACCGGCCTGTCCGGCTACCAGGGCCTCCGGCACCACCACAACGTCGCCACAATGCTGAAGTCGCGCTCGTTCATGGACCAGCGCAACTCCGAACTGCACCATTCGAACTGGCGCCAGGGCGCGGTGCTGCGGGAGTCCGGGCCCCGGGTGTTCCAGATCGAGACCACTCTCAACAACAACAGCTTCGGCACCAGCGGCTCGCTGTCGATGCTGCAGAAGCGGGAATGGGAGTGGACCGCACGGGACCGGGCCACGTTCCTGGCCATGCAGGGGGGGCTGCAGGTCATGTCGCCGGCCGCCCGCCGGCGCGCCTTCCAGTCCTGGCGGGCGCCGTACGCCCTCACCTCGGTGCAGGCCGGCGAGGTGGAGGCCGTCCACAAGGTCACCACCGAGAACGTGTTCCGCCAGCAGCTCGTGGCCGTGGAGGGCCAGACCGACGTGCTGACCATGGGGCTGCCCTACATCTGCCCCTACAACGTCAACTCCATCATGAACCCGATCCTGGTGATGTGCCTGGGATTGGGATATTTCTTCAACCTCTACAGGGGCCGGCCGCTGGTGCGCCCCGGTGGGGTGGTGATCATGACCCACCCCACGCCGTGGGAGTTCCACCCGGTGCACCACCCCAGCTACATCGACTTCTTCGAGCAGGTGCTGGCGGACACCACCGACCCCGCGGAGATCGAGGCCCGCTACGAGCTGCGGTACGCAACCGACGAGTGGTACCGGCACCTCTACCGCACCTCCTACGCCTACCACGGCGTGCATCCCTTCTACATGTGGTACTGGGGCGCGCATGCGCTGAGTCATCTGGGGCGGGTCATCGTGGTGGGCGGCGACCGGGCGGCGGTGCGGCGCATGGGGTTCGCCCCTGCCTCCAGCCTCAGCGACGCCTTCGAGATCGCCGGCGACACCGTGGGCAGCCGGCCGTCGGTCACGCACCTGCACCTGCCGCCGTTCGTCATGGCCGACGTGTCGTGAGCGCCCCGCCCGGATTCCGCCCGTCATTCCGGCGAAGGCCGGAATCCAGACCCCGGCGACACCGGGTGCGCTGCACTCCCCGTCGAGCCGACCCATGAACCCCAACCCGCTGCCCCGATTGCTGCGCAACCTGGAGTTCCCGTGGCGCCCCCCGACCGTGCCGCTGTCAGCGCCGCCGGAGCACGTCCCGGCCGCGCTGGGCGCCGACTTCGACACCGACTGGGCGCGCCGCTGGCCGGCCCGCATGGTGCGCGCCTCGATCATCGAGTTGCTCTGGCGGCCGGTGGTGGCGGCGGCCGCTCAGCCCACCCGGCTGGGGCTGGACCGCCTCGAGGCCCTGGACGGCGAGCCGGTGATCTTCGCCGCCAACCACCACAGCCACCTCGACACCCCGCTGCTGATGACGTCGATCCCCGAGCCGTGGCGCCACACGCTGATCGTGGCCGCGGCGGCGGACTACTTCTTCCCGACCCGCGCCAGGGGCGTCGCCTCGGCGCTGTTCATGGGGGCCGTGCCGGTGGAGCGGGCCCGCGTGGGCCGCGACTCCGCCCAGGAGGTCGCCGGCCTGGTGCGCCGCGGCTGGAGCCTGCTGCTGTACCCCGAAGGGGGGCGCAGCACCGACGGCTGGGGCCGGCCGTTCCGCGGCGGCGCCGCCTACCTGGCGCACCGCTGCGACGTGCCGGTCGTGCCCGTGTACCTGGCCGGCACCCGCAAGATCCTGCCGAAGGGGCGGCTGGTGCCCACTCCGGGGCGCACGCTGGTGGTGTTCGGCGACCCGGTGCGTCCCGACCCCAGCGAGCGGATCCGCACCCTGGGCGCCCGCATCGAGGCCGCCGTGGCGGCGCTCGCCGACGAGACCACCACCGACTGGTGGCAGGCACGCCAGCGGGTGCACACCGGCACCACCCCGGCGCTGACCGGCCCCGACGCGGCCTCGTGGCGGCGCGCCTGGGCGCTCTCGCACCGCAGCAAGCCGCGGGCCCGCCGCTGGCCCCGCTGACTCGTCGAGCCGTCTCCTCCCCGCCGCGCACCGCAGCGAACCGCCGGCCGGGCGGCGCGTCGACCACCGCGAGTTCCCGAGGTGGGCGCCCCGATGCCCCTCGGGCCGGCGCCGACCCGGTCGAGGTGTCGGCGGCCCGATGCGCAGCGGCCCGAACGGCCGGCGCCGGCTGCTGAGCAACCGTCCCCCGGTCGCCCGGCGGGTAGTCGTAAGGTGAGTCCCCGGGCCGCCGCGAGGCAGCCCGGCAGGGTCGGGCCACAACCGGAGGGATGACGATGAGCAGGTTCTTCGCCGCTTACGGGCGCTGGGTCGCGCACCGGCCCTGGACGGCTCTGCTGATCACCGCGGCCATCACGGTCGTGGCGATCATCGGCTTCACCCGCACCCTCGAGACGGCCGACGTGCAGGAGGCGTTCCTGCCCGACGGCAGCGAGATGGTGGCCGCCATGGACAAACTGGCCGAGAGCTTCCCCGAGTCGGCCGAACTAGAGGCCGTCCAGGTGGTTCTGCGGGGCGACGTGTTGACCCCCGGCGGGGTGGCCGACTCGGTCACGGCCACCGCCGCCGCAGCCGACCACCCCGACCTGGCCCGCTACCTGTACGCCCCCCGCCCACCTGTGTCGCCCGGCCATGTGGTGCTGTCGATGCTGGCCGGACCGGGCAACGACCCGCGGACCGTGGACATGGCCTCGATCACCCAGTCCGACATCGACGCGGCCACCGCCGACGCCGCCAACGCCCCGCTGTTGGAACGGCTGAACGACATGATCGCCCGCGACGAATCGGGGGCGGTCATCGGCGGTGTCGGCATCGTCACTGTGAACGCCGGCGGGGATGCCGGCGGCCTGGCCGAGGCGCAACTCGCCGCCGACGAGGCGGTGCAGGCGGTGGATCTCCTGGCACTGGAGGGGGCCCGGACCATCTCGAGGGCCAAGAACGACAAGGAGTCCGACGACTCCGCACAGTCGTCGATGGCACTGCTGATGCTGGTGGCCCTCGCCGTGATCGCCGTCCTGCTGCTGCTGTTCTACCGGCGGGTCAGCGACGTGGTGCTGTCCATGGGCGGGCTGGTGCTGACCATCGTCTGGGCGCTCGGGTTCCAAGGCCTGCTGGGGCCCGACGGCCTGAATCTCATCGGAGCGCCCAGCGTGCTGGGCCAGATGGTGCCGGTCATGCTCATCGGCCTGTGCGTGGATTACGGCATCCAGGGCACGGCGCGCTACCGCGAGGTGCGCGCCGAGGGCGCCGACGCCACCGAGGGCGCCTCCAGGTCGGTGGCCGGCGTGATGCTGCCCCTCGGTCTGGCCGGGGTGACCACCATGGTCAGCTTCCTCACCAACCTGTTCGGCGACATCTCCGGACTGGCCGACTTCGGAGTGGTGGCCGCCGTCGGTGTGGCCGGCGGGCTGGTGGTGTTCCTCACCCCGGTGCCGGCGGTGCGGGTTCTGCTGGATCGCCGCAGCGGCGCCGAGGGCCGCGCGCCGATCACCCGCTCCATCGATCAGGCCATCCCCGGCGCGGGCAACCTGGTGGAGGCCGTCAGCAGCGCCACCGTCCGGCGCCCGACGCTCATCCTGGCGGCGGCCGGCGTGGTGACGCTGGTCTTCGGGGTGCTGACCACCAACCTCGGCACGTCGTTCGACACCAACGATTTCCTGCCCAACGGCACCGAGAGCAAGGAGGACGCGGTCTTCCTGTCCGAGAGCCTGGGAGGCAACACCGAGCCGGTCACGGTGCTGGTGGAGGCCGACCTCTCCAGCGACCGCACGGTCCGCAACCTGCTGGACTTCGCGACGAGAGTCGAGGATCCCCAGCAGCGGCCCGCAGCGGTCAGCAGCGGCATCACCAACTCGCTGGGCACCTACTTCACCTCGCTGCCCGAGGAACTGCGCGACCGGATCGAGGCCGACATCGCCCTGAACCGCACCAGCGCCCTGGTGGTGGCCCCTGAGACCATCGAGCGGTCCCTGAGGTCGATGCGGGAACACGACCCGGCCGGCTTCGACTCCGTCGTGGCTCTCGGCTCAGGAGACACCGAGGATCGCACGATCCTGCAGTTCAGCGCCCTCACCGGCGACCCGGACCGAACCCGCGAACTGTTCGCGGACGTCGACGGCCTGTGGTTCGGCGACGATGAGGCCATCACGCCGGTCGCCAACGAGATCACCTCCCTGGAGGTCACCGACAGCCTCACCGAGAGCCAGGCCACCTCCATCATCCTGACCGTCGTGGCCGCGCTGGTGGTGCTGACCCTGTTCTTCTGGATCACCGAGTTCCGCCCGATGCTGGCGGTGCTGTCGGTGCTGCCCATCCTGCTGGCGCTGGTGTGGGTGCTGGGCACCATGGTGCTGTTGGGTTACAGCTACAACGTGATCACCGCCCTGATCACCGCCCTGTCCATCGGCATCGGCGTCGACTACACCATCCATGTGACGCACCGGTTCATCGAGGAGCGGGAGCACGGCGGGGCCTCGGTCGGCGAGGCCATGCGGCGCACCATGCGCACCACCGGCGGGGCGCTCATCGGCTCGGCCCTCACCACCGCCCTGGGGTTCGTGGTGCTGATCGCCGGCCCCATCCCGCCGATGGGACAGTTCGGCGTGCTCACGGCCATCACGGTGTCCTACTCCCTGATCGCCGCCATCGTGGTGCTGCCGCCCATGCTGGTGGCCTGGGCCGCCTACCACGACTGGCGCCAGAGAAGCACCTGATCCCGCCGGCGGCCGCTGCGACGAACCGCTCAACCGGTGTACAGTCCGGTGTGCGAATAGCACCAGCGTGTACCTGACCGACGAGCAGCGCCGGTTCCTGGATCTGTGTCCGACCGGGCCGGCACCTCGCGCAGCGCTGAACTCCGACGAATCATCGACGCGGCCGCCGAGCGTCCTGGCGAACTCACCGAGGAGGTCCGCGAGGCGTTTTGTAGACGCGGCTCCGCTCGGTTCGCCGCGCCCGGCGTCGCACCGATTATCCGGGCGAGCCATGTCTCCAGGGCTACCGGGGCACCCCTCGGAGGCGTCGGCGCCGTTAGCGTGAAATGACGCCACCGAGAGTCGCCCGCAGGTAGATCATGACCGTTTCGGATATGCTCGAACCGATGACGACCAACCCGGCCCGACAGGCCGTACCCGCGCACGCGACCGCCGCCGAGAAGGGCGTCGGGACAATCGACTTCGAGCTTGTCGAAGCCCCGTCCCAAGCCCTTGACGATAGTGTCCGGCGCTTCTTCGCCCAGTTCGGTGAAGAACACCCCCAACTCTGCGACCGGCTCTTCGCCGAGGATCCCGACCTAAGCCTCTCCTGACTCCGCCCCTCTGGAGGCCACAAGGTGATCCTCGTCGACGATCACTTGGCCCGTGCTGCGCTCAGCGGAAGGCGCTGGCCCGCATGGGGCATCCAGACGCCCGTCCTCCCCTGGACCCTGCACGTTCGCCTCTTGCGGGCTCTGATCGACAGCAACACGCTCGGCCGGCTCAGCCGAGGCGCCGACGCCGACATAATCGGCGCTGCACTCTCACCACCACCTGACACACTGAGAATCCTCGATCCGCGGCCCTATTCGGTGGCCACCGCCAGCCTGATGGCCGACCACAAGGTGAGCCTCGCCGCAG encodes the following:
- a CDS encoding MMPL family transporter, with the protein product MSRFFAAYGRWVAHRPWTALLITAAITVVAIIGFTRTLETADVQEAFLPDGSEMVAAMDKLAESFPESAELEAVQVVLRGDVLTPGGVADSVTATAAAADHPDLARYLYAPRPPVSPGHVVLSMLAGPGNDPRTVDMASITQSDIDAATADAANAPLLERLNDMIARDESGAVIGGVGIVTVNAGGDAGGLAEAQLAADEAVQAVDLLALEGARTISRAKNDKESDDSAQSSMALLMLVALAVIAVLLLLFYRRVSDVVLSMGGLVLTIVWALGFQGLLGPDGLNLIGAPSVLGQMVPVMLIGLCVDYGIQGTARYREVRAEGADATEGASRSVAGVMLPLGLAGVTTMVSFLTNLFGDISGLADFGVVAAVGVAGGLVVFLTPVPAVRVLLDRRSGAEGRAPITRSIDQAIPGAGNLVEAVSSATVRRPTLILAAAGVVTLVFGVLTTNLGTSFDTNDFLPNGTESKEDAVFLSESLGGNTEPVTVLVEADLSSDRTVRNLLDFATRVEDPQQRPAAVSSGITNSLGTYFTSLPEELRDRIEADIALNRTSALVVAPETIERSLRSMREHDPAGFDSVVALGSGDTEDRTILQFSALTGDPDRTRELFADVDGLWFGDDEAITPVANEITSLEVTDSLTESQATSIILTVVAALVVLTLFFWITEFRPMLAVLSVLPILLALVWVLGTMVLLGYSYNVITALITALSIGIGVDYTIHVTHRFIEEREHGGASVGEAMRRTMRTTGGALIGSALTTALGFVVLIAGPIPPMGQFGVLTAITVSYSLIAAIVVLPPMLVAWAAYHDWRQRST
- a CDS encoding lactate racemase domain-containing protein; the encoded protein is MSPRTASPTPRPGFVLEVERSTPPILFHHGEGFRLERLPAGRSRVIYPPSPLEGLPDPAGAIRHALEHPIDSEPLPALLRPGMRLTIAFDDISLPLPPMQRPDVRQQVIETVLDMAAAAGVDDVHIIAALALHRRMTEAELRHAVGDRVYEAFAPSRRLYNHDAEDPDGMVLLGVTDGGEEVQISRRAAESDLVVYVNINLVAMDGGWKSTATGLSGYQGLRHHHNVATMLKSRSFMDQRNSELHHSNWRQGAVLRESGPRVFQIETTLNNNSFGTSGSLSMLQKREWEWTARDRATFLAMQGGLQVMSPAARRRAFQSWRAPYALTSVQAGEVEAVHKVTTENVFRQQLVAVEGQTDVLTMGLPYICPYNVNSIMNPILVMCLGLGYFFNLYRGRPLVRPGGVVIMTHPTPWEFHPVHHPSYIDFFEQVLADTTDPAEIEARYELRYATDEWYRHLYRTSYAYHGVHPFYMWYWGAHALSHLGRVIVVGGDRAAVRRMGFAPASSLSDAFEIAGDTVGSRPSVTHLHLPPFVMADVS
- a CDS encoding TetR/AcrR family transcriptional regulator; translation: METRDRILEAALASFGGRGYDASSLDSIARDSGIRKQTVLYYFGSKDALMEAVIDRTVADLTAALLAAAEGGPPTADGEAESPDVWAGVEAIVRAVFRFAVRRPEMLGLLREVTRLGPPQMDRVRDGFEPLVDRARAFLEAGMESGRIRRCDPRLLLVSTYSTVMGVATEVEVLRAVGVEPTLRDTVVRRRELLRFLRSALVG
- a CDS encoding HAD-IB family hydrolase, yielding MIPEALAGKRIALTGATGFLGTALVEKLLRSVPECEMVLLVRPGRRGAAERIRREVLRNDAFDRLRAALGRDGFAAETAQRIQAVSADVSADGLGCDAEGRELLASCDILIHAAAAVAFDNPFDLAVETNLLGPIRLVELLADIGATPHLVSVSTAYVAGNRRGFAPEELLAESHFAVAVDWRAEAASAHRSRDAIEDESRTPERLEEFAKEADSELGAAGTAALSAKREQIRQRWVRTRLVDVGRARAASLGFPDAYGLTKALAEAALTETRGAIPLTIVRPSIIESALAEPFPGWIRGFRMAEPIIISYARGLLQDFPGTPEGTLDVIPVDQVAAAVCAVAADGPAPDGQPKVVQVASSEVNPFRFEDLHDWSHAWFCENPVYDERNQPIAPPRWSYPSRKRVQNSLERAKRALETGEKVLAALPVRGEKAGIAADFAHKRAQVERALSYVDLYSSYVECQATFGIRELLALHDSLTLDDRESFNFDPRSIDWRRYLTEIHLPSVIAQGRLKTAPAVRAGVGRDTRRRRQVLSPQRHMAAFDLENTLVASNVVASWGWLATKRMPTAERARLVARTLAEAPKLLDLDRHDRSDFLRYFYRRFAGAPVDQVADDSFEMFSDLLLRQSFPAAIRRVRHHRALGHRTVLITGALDFVIAPFAPLFDDIVCASLTRTRSGSAYTGQLATVPPTGESRAEALLNYAAREGLSLAESVAYADSTSDLPMLEAVGFPVAVNPETKLATLARRRGWLIENFRQAPGGPRKLLPLAEPLVRR
- a CDS encoding ATP-binding protein; the encoded protein is MADLYPRIIERLLAEELLPNFPAVFLVGPRGAGKSTTAGWLGDTVIDLSKPGPRRAAQDDPDGVLATTSGTVVIDEWQEAPEILTAVKRAVDSDRARTPRRFIVTGSARAALGGQTWPGTGRLIRVRMYGLTRSELAHNNAYNPVDTWFADRAPTFAASQVSRAGYIDRIVAGRFPAALRHSGRNLSRWFEAYAEQLAERDAPQITGSHPRAQLLRGVLRSCAARTGRELNKEAVARDADVSRATADSHVRLLEDLSVVALLPAWHSNRVRRLTRSPRIHLTDAGLATHLLNADAETLTRDGMLAGQLFETFVATELLAHIETASTATGLFHYRNRDGHEIDFLLERRGRVIGLEVKSATSVGRGDARHLLGLRDRLGADFHYGAVLYSGQLPYGIDDRIWALPISTLWEPPIETPVPSSERGRLLDDLLGRDEHAAYVRSLADDPDLATN
- a CDS encoding lysophospholipid acyltransferase family protein; its protein translation is MNPNPLPRLLRNLEFPWRPPTVPLSAPPEHVPAALGADFDTDWARRWPARMVRASIIELLWRPVVAAAAQPTRLGLDRLEALDGEPVIFAANHHSHLDTPLLMTSIPEPWRHTLIVAAAADYFFPTRARGVASALFMGAVPVERARVGRDSAQEVAGLVRRGWSLLLYPEGGRSTDGWGRPFRGGAAYLAHRCDVPVVPVYLAGTRKILPKGRLVPTPGRTLVVFGDPVRPDPSERIRTLGARIEAAVAALADETTTDWWQARQRVHTGTTPALTGPDAASWRRAWALSHRSKPRARRWPR
- a CDS encoding D-alanine--D-alanine ligase gives rise to the protein MAGGFIEVIGATGSVARVTERIRLVVLYGGRSAEHEVSRVSGRYVAECARAGGLEVDLVGITREGRWVRPPAVATERGAAGDALPALGDEFPAVSVDRALERRSGESLVVFPVLHGPFGEDGSVQGLCEMAGVPYVGPGVLSSAVCMDKPVSKRLLAAAGLPVARHTELRSSEVSVETPGALLAELGNPVFVKPANLGSSIGISKAAGAAQIAEALALASGYDDRLIVEEFAAGREIEVSVLGNEQLRASLPGEIVPGGEFYDYADKYLNDTAELHAPADLPPEVSEEVQNLAVAAARALGVEGLARVDFLYDEAASPERRLVVSEINTMPGFTPISMYPRLWAVSGLDGPTLIAELVQLALDRHNRRAAHIRTTR